Below is a window of Candidatus Nitrosotenuis uzonensis DNA.
ACAGTCTTTGTTGCTGACCTCCTGACAACTCGATAGCTGCCTTTTTTAGATTATCCTTTACTTCATCCCACAAGTATGCCATCTTTAGCGAATCTTCTACTATCTCATCAAGGATTTTCCTGTCTCTGACACCATTAAGACGCAAGCCTGCTGCCACATTGTCATAAATTGACATCGTGGGAAACGGGTTGGGTTTTTGGAATACCATGCCCACCTTGCGCCTATGGTATATTGGATCTTTGTCCTTTGAATAAAGATCCTCTCCATCAAGCAGAATCCTTCCCTCCACCTTGGCATTCTTTGTCATATCGTGCATTCTGTTAAGGCATCTGAGGAATGTCGTCTTGCCGCATCCTGATGGACCGATAAGTGCTGTAACTGATCTTTCTTTAAACTTCATTGTGACATTTTTTACTGCCTGAATG
It encodes the following:
- the pstB gene encoding phosphate ABC transporter ATP-binding protein PstB, which translates into the protein MDSKNGIQRDDRKYKMIAQDVSVYYDGIQAVKNVTMKFKERSVTALIGPSGCGKTTFLRCLNRMHDMTKNAKVEGRILLDGEDLYSKDKDPIYHRRKVGMVFQKPNPFPTMSIYDNVAAGLRLNGVRDRKILDEIVEDSLKMAYLWDEVKDNLKKAAIELSGGQQQRLCIARALAIQPEVLLMDEPASALDPIATQKIEETITALAKEFTVIIVTHNMQQAVRVSDYTAFMYLGDLIEFDETKKIFTQPKNELTAKYVQGQFG